The following are encoded in a window of Fretibacter rubidus genomic DNA:
- a CDS encoding ParB/RepB/Spo0J family partition protein encodes MTQKKTPKKVASKKSSANQKKSANVSSGAKTTEATTAEVKTAGQGDKTVFGKKDRGLGRGLSALMADVNLLVPEADQKTDEKKTSDVGPENNSVADNKVDSPLTAQTDAALAQTERQKISRGISVVAIDQLVRNPDQPRKYFDTTALAELTASIKDKGVLQPILVRPIPDRARIETKGASPSKALYQIVAGERRWQASLKAGLSSLPALVRDLSDQEVLEIGVIENVQRADLNPMEEAQAYRALIDQFGRTQQDVSDAIGKSRPHIANMLRLLTLPARAQEALKTGEISTGHARAIVAAPDPDALVEHIIEKRLSVRDAEDWVRRLKKQAAKADEQALGSVAPPSRSEKSPDIRAVEAELRDALGLVVDLRHSGPNGELRLKYRTDDQLAELLTRLKRG; translated from the coding sequence ATGACTCAGAAAAAAACACCCAAAAAAGTCGCGTCTAAAAAATCATCTGCAAATCAGAAAAAATCTGCTAACGTTTCGTCGGGCGCCAAAACGACAGAAGCCACAACTGCTGAAGTCAAGACGGCAGGGCAAGGGGATAAGACTGTGTTTGGTAAAAAGGATCGGGGATTGGGACGTGGATTATCAGCCTTAATGGCGGATGTTAATTTGTTAGTGCCAGAAGCTGACCAAAAGACAGATGAAAAAAAGACGTCGGACGTTGGTCCGGAAAACAACTCAGTCGCTGATAATAAAGTCGACAGCCCTTTAACAGCGCAGACTGATGCGGCTTTGGCACAGACAGAACGACAGAAAATATCACGTGGTATTAGTGTTGTTGCAATTGACCAATTAGTGCGCAACCCCGATCAACCGCGCAAATATTTTGATACGACGGCTTTGGCTGAGCTAACGGCATCAATTAAAGACAAGGGCGTCTTACAGCCGATTTTGGTACGGCCTATTCCTGACCGCGCGCGGATCGAGACCAAGGGCGCTTCACCGTCCAAGGCGCTTTACCAAATTGTTGCAGGCGAACGCCGTTGGCAGGCGTCTTTAAAAGCTGGGCTTTCCTCTTTGCCGGCCTTGGTGCGGGATTTATCAGACCAAGAAGTTCTTGAGATTGGTGTCATTGAAAATGTTCAACGCGCAGATTTAAATCCGATGGAGGAGGCCCAAGCTTACCGGGCTCTTATTGATCAATTTGGCCGCACCCAACAAGACGTCTCTGACGCGATCGGGAAAAGCCGCCCGCATATCGCTAATATGTTGCGGCTTTTGACATTGCCTGCGCGCGCGCAAGAGGCCTTAAAAACCGGGGAGATTTCAACGGGTCACGCTCGGGCCATAGTGGCCGCACCCGACCCAGACGCTTTGGTAGAGCATATCATTGAAAAGCGCCTATCCGTACGTGACGCAGAGGATTGGGTGCGGCGTTTGAAAAAACAGGCTGCTAAAGCCGATGAGCAAGCTTTGGGATCCGTCGCTCCGCCGTCACGTAGTGAGAAATCGCCTGACATTCGCGCCGTAGAGGCTGAACTTCGTGACGCTTTGGGATTAGTCGTTGATTTGCGGCACAGCGGCCCCAACGGTGAATTACGCTTAAAGTACCGTACAGATGACCAATTAGCTGAACTTTTGACCCGTTTAAAGCGGGGCTAG
- a CDS encoding ParA family protein, which produces MTRLETALNDMKTPHTIAIVNQKGGVGKTTTTINLAAALSMRGKKVLLVDIDPQGNASTGLGIPRAGRESSIYDILVDGANLMDVAIKTDVPGLMLVPSDIDLAAAELEIGNAAGRTTRLREALTQAQTGEGTATDTGRWDYILIDCPPSLSILTVNALAASDSVIVPLQCEFYALEGLSQLLQTVEMAKANINPNLIIEGVMLTMFDGRNRLSGQVAADVRKHLGRAVFDTVIPRNVRIAEAPSFAKPVMMYDPDCAGSLAYMALADELLARHSRRKSAH; this is translated from the coding sequence ATGACACGCTTAGAGACGGCCCTGAACGATATGAAAACACCACACACAATCGCGATCGTTAATCAAAAGGGCGGTGTTGGCAAAACGACGACGACGATTAATTTAGCTGCGGCTCTTTCTATGCGCGGTAAAAAAGTGCTGCTTGTGGATATTGACCCGCAGGGTAATGCGTCAACAGGCTTGGGTATTCCGCGTGCTGGCCGCGAAAGCTCTATTTACGATATATTGGTCGATGGTGCGAATTTGATGGATGTCGCGATTAAAACCGATGTGCCAGGATTAATGCTTGTGCCCTCTGATATAGATTTGGCGGCAGCTGAATTGGAAATTGGTAATGCTGCAGGACGCACAACACGTTTGCGCGAAGCATTGACACAAGCGCAGACAGGGGAAGGGACGGCGACCGATACAGGGCGCTGGGACTATATATTGATCGATTGCCCCCCTTCGCTAAGCATACTGACAGTGAACGCTTTGGCTGCATCGGATAGTGTTATTGTGCCGCTGCAATGCGAGTTTTATGCGCTGGAGGGGTTGTCGCAACTCTTGCAAACCGTGGAAATGGCGAAGGCCAATATTAATCCCAATCTCATTATTGAAGGTGTTATGCTGACGATGTTTGATGGCCGTAACCGTTTGTCGGGACAAGTCGCAGCGGATGTGCGTAAACATTTGGGTCGTGCGGTCTTTGATACGGTTATACCGCGCAATGTCCGCATTGCTGAGGCCCCGTCCTTTGCCAAACCCGTTATGATGTATGATCCCGATTGTGCGGGGTCGCTGGCCTATATGGCGTTGGCTGATGAATTACTGGCGCGCCATTCTAGGCGTAAATCGGCGCATTGA
- a CDS encoding glycoside hydrolase family 99-like domain-containing protein: MSVTSSLQSLLDLLNKNPSAQALSPAERLQIEQGLRTALAQSQSLQDQSARLEAELAQMKRSRSWRVTAPLRAFRRGSQVRATASSEAPPRDMSPIAPHYVSPTMRDVPNSLAASLYAFYLPQFHAIAENDKWWGEGFTEWTNVRPAKAQFSGHDQPHIPDDAAGLGYYDLTDKSVMARQIEMAKAHGVEGFCFYFYWFAGHRLLEQPLLNLLDDPTLDVPFMLCWANENWSRRWDGRDDDVLMAQDHSAEDDIAFISYVSKYLKDPRYRRIDGKPVLLVYRPIELPDAKATAARWRDWCRDNGVGDIYLAYTQSFENNDPRDYGFDGAVEFPPNNSNPPDVTDHIMDVADDFIGKIYDWDIFPTRSDNYRTKDYPLFRSVCPGWDNTARRKKNGTVFINNTPARYSHWLRNAVIDSAQNHAAGNRLVFINAWNEWAEGAHLEPDASNGFAYLTATRDTLLALDEDTLERAVDAVITKSQKRIVIVTHDAHPMGAQILSLNLRKTLQEDYGYGVDFVTLGDGPMMDDYRALDNFHDLSGHAPDSPAARDVAQTLKANADIAICNTTVSGLYAAILKKAGFKVVSLVHELEKIIRDNNLDNHADAIAAHVDTVVFPAPLVQTSFQKFTGPLGDKAVICPQGAYKRNRFTTEAMRAKAGNDLRDSLGLPRSSRIILGVGYADHRKGYDLFLQAAEALAVNQAHIVFVWMGHHDPDTQARYKPRVGALIKAGNLVLPGRVDDTDMYYAGADVYLLTSREDPYPSTVLEALDVGLPVIGFDGATGTVDLIHAHRGHIVPAFDVAALVAAAKRMLITAGPNMRNDIAARFHARDDVSFTGYVGKLLGLLGEAVTAPQTPSVSVVIPNYNYAHYLPARVQSVTDQTVPVTELILLDDCSTDNSRAVMDDIQLDLNIPVTRLDNEKNSGSVFAQWRRGVAAASGDFVWIAEADDLAEPEFLAKLLPLMRKKNVVMAYCQSKQIDKDGRVTAADYHGYTDAIHPTQWRSDYTRSGNDEITEGLSVKNTIPNVSGVLMRRDTLLTILNAHFDHIKQFRVAGDWALYVHMLGLGDIAFVSDALNLHRRHDDSVTLSRFGRAELEAIKSMQDYVAAHYDVPKPMRGKAKAYIAELSAQFSVDAS; this comes from the coding sequence GTGAGCGTTACATCATCGCTGCAATCCCTTTTAGATTTATTGAACAAAAACCCATCGGCACAGGCCTTATCACCAGCTGAGCGGCTACAGATTGAACAGGGCTTGCGCACCGCTCTCGCGCAAAGCCAGTCCTTACAGGACCAGTCTGCACGTCTTGAGGCCGAACTGGCTCAGATGAAACGTAGCCGCTCTTGGCGCGTGACCGCACCCCTTAGAGCGTTTCGCCGTGGCTCACAGGTGAGGGCCACAGCCAGTTCCGAAGCGCCGCCGCGCGATATGTCTCCAATCGCTCCGCACTATGTGTCGCCGACTATGCGGGATGTGCCAAACAGTTTGGCCGCTAGCCTTTATGCCTTTTACCTCCCCCAATTTCATGCCATTGCAGAGAATGATAAATGGTGGGGCGAGGGGTTTACGGAATGGACAAATGTCCGCCCCGCTAAGGCCCAATTTAGCGGCCATGACCAACCGCATATACCTGACGACGCTGCGGGCCTGGGCTATTACGATCTCACGGATAAGTCGGTTATGGCCCGTCAGATAGAGATGGCCAAAGCGCACGGTGTTGAAGGGTTCTGTTTTTACTTTTATTGGTTCGCGGGCCATAGATTGTTGGAACAACCGCTTTTAAATCTACTTGATGACCCCACACTCGATGTGCCGTTTATGCTGTGCTGGGCGAATGAAAATTGGTCGCGGCGTTGGGATGGGCGTGATGATGATGTCCTTATGGCGCAAGACCATAGCGCGGAAGATGATATTGCTTTTATCAGCTATGTCTCCAAATATTTAAAAGATCCGCGCTATCGCCGTATTGATGGAAAGCCTGTGCTGCTGGTTTACCGTCCGATTGAACTGCCCGATGCCAAAGCAACAGCTGCGCGGTGGCGGGATTGGTGCCGTGATAATGGGGTCGGCGATATTTATCTCGCCTATACCCAAAGCTTTGAAAATAATGACCCGCGCGATTACGGCTTTGACGGCGCGGTGGAATTTCCGCCCAACAATTCAAATCCGCCCGATGTGACCGACCACATTATGGATGTCGCGGATGATTTCATAGGCAAGATTTACGATTGGGATATTTTCCCTACGCGGTCTGATAATTATAGGACCAAGGATTATCCGCTGTTCCGTTCTGTCTGTCCGGGATGGGATAATACGGCGCGGCGCAAAAAAAACGGGACTGTGTTTATCAATAATACGCCCGCGCGTTACAGCCATTGGCTGCGCAATGCTGTGATCGATAGCGCGCAAAATCACGCGGCAGGCAATAGGTTAGTTTTCATTAATGCGTGGAACGAATGGGCGGAAGGTGCGCATTTGGAACCGGATGCCTCTAACGGCTTTGCTTATTTGACCGCCACACGCGACACGCTTCTCGCGCTTGACGAAGACACGCTAGAGCGCGCGGTGGATGCGGTCATTACGAAGTCCCAAAAAAGAATTGTTATCGTGACCCATGACGCCCATCCAATGGGCGCGCAGATATTGTCGCTTAACTTGCGCAAAACACTACAAGAGGATTATGGCTATGGCGTGGATTTCGTTACGCTCGGCGATGGTCCGATGATGGATGATTACCGCGCGCTAGATAATTTCCATGATTTATCAGGCCATGCCCCCGATAGCCCAGCGGCGCGCGATGTCGCGCAGACGCTGAAAGCGAACGCCGATATCGCCATATGCAACACCACAGTCTCAGGCCTCTATGCCGCGATCTTGAAAAAGGCCGGGTTTAAAGTCGTCTCGCTCGTACATGAGCTGGAAAAGATCATACGCGATAATAATCTGGACAATCACGCCGACGCTATTGCAGCCCATGTCGACACGGTCGTCTTTCCCGCTCCTCTGGTACAGACATCGTTTCAAAAGTTTACGGGGCCGCTTGGCGATAAAGCAGTCATCTGTCCACAAGGCGCCTATAAACGCAACCGCTTTACGACTGAGGCCATGCGCGCAAAGGCGGGCAATGACCTGCGTGACAGTCTCGGGCTACCGCGCTCATCCCGCATAATTTTAGGGGTTGGTTATGCTGATCACCGCAAAGGGTATGATTTATTCCTCCAAGCCGCAGAGGCGCTGGCGGTCAATCAGGCTCACATTGTATTTGTTTGGATGGGCCATCATGACCCTGATACCCAAGCCCGTTATAAACCGCGCGTTGGTGCCCTAATCAAAGCTGGGAACCTTGTGCTTCCCGGGCGCGTGGATGACACGGATATGTATTATGCGGGGGCGGATGTTTATTTACTGACCTCGCGCGAAGATCCCTATCCCTCCACAGTGTTAGAGGCGCTTGATGTGGGATTGCCCGTGATTGGCTTTGACGGTGCAACGGGCACAGTTGATTTAATCCATGCGCACCGCGGGCATATCGTGCCAGCCTTTGATGTGGCGGCTCTTGTCGCTGCAGCCAAGCGTATGCTTATTACGGCTGGGCCAAATATGCGCAATGATATCGCGGCCCGGTTTCATGCCCGCGATGATGTGTCGTTTACGGGTTATGTCGGCAAACTATTGGGTCTTCTGGGGGAGGCTGTGACAGCGCCACAAACACCGTCTGTTTCTGTTGTCATCCCCAATTATAATTACGCGCATTATCTGCCTGCGCGGGTGCAATCCGTTACGGACCAAACAGTGCCTGTGACGGAATTAATCCTACTTGATGATTGCTCCACCGATAACAGCCGCGCGGTAATGGATGACATTCAGCTTGATTTAAATATTCCCGTAACGCGCCTTGATAATGAAAAGAATAGCGGCTCAGTCTTTGCGCAGTGGCGTCGCGGCGTCGCAGCAGCAAGCGGTGATTTCGTCTGGATTGCAGAGGCCGATGATTTGGCAGAGCCAGAGTTTCTTGCAAAATTATTACCGCTGATGCGAAAAAAAAATGTTGTTATGGCCTATTGCCAATCTAAACAAATCGACAAGGATGGGCGTGTGACAGCCGCTGATTATCATGGCTATACCGACGCAATTCATCCCACGCAGTGGCGATCGGATTACACTCGTTCAGGGAACGACGAAATTACCGAGGGTTTATCGGTCAAAAACACTATTCCCAATGTGAGTGGTGTCCTCATGCGCCGCGATACTTTGCTCACGATACTGAACGCGCATTTTGACCATATTAAACAATTCCGTGTCGCCGGCGATTGGGCGCTCTATGTGCATATGTTGGGGCTTGGGGATATTGCCTTTGTGTCCGATGCGCTAAACCTACATCGTCGTCATGATGACAGCGTCACCCTGTCTCGTTTTGGCCGTGCAGAGTTAGAGGCGATAAAATCGATGCAAGATTATGTCGCTGCTCATTACGATGTGCCAAAGCCGATGCGCGGTAAAGCGAAAGCCTATATCGCAGAGCTGTCTGCCCAATTTAGCGTGGACGCGTCATGA
- the rsmG gene encoding 16S rRNA (guanine(527)-N(7))-methyltransferase RsmG, which translates to MSEAANNFDPLAYTAQDFANELDVSRETYEAFAAWEALLVKWNRTINLVSPSALSGFWLRHALDSWQVAALLPSAEDAPNVSCLDLGSGAGFPGLAVAIACKARGAGQVTLVESAGKKANFLRTVIRELDLPATVWADRAEKLTPKPYDIITARAFARMPRLLTYAQPFWGKGTKAVLLKGQNMQAELTEAQKCWSFEHDNRQSRSDPQGAVVVITGLKATRPAR; encoded by the coding sequence ATGAGCGAGGCAGCAAACAATTTTGATCCTTTGGCCTATACGGCACAGGATTTCGCCAATGAGCTTGATGTTTCACGTGAAACATATGAAGCATTTGCGGCCTGGGAAGCATTATTGGTGAAATGGAACCGCACGATTAATCTGGTCTCACCGTCGGCGCTTAGTGGCTTTTGGCTCCGTCATGCCTTAGATAGCTGGCAGGTCGCGGCGCTTTTGCCATCTGCCGAGGATGCGCCAAATGTAAGCTGTCTCGACCTTGGCTCTGGGGCCGGGTTTCCGGGGCTTGCTGTTGCCATTGCCTGTAAGGCGCGCGGGGCCGGGCAGGTGACCTTGGTTGAAAGTGCGGGCAAGAAGGCGAATTTCCTGCGCACTGTTATTCGTGAGCTTGACCTTCCTGCAACAGTTTGGGCCGATAGAGCCGAGAAACTTACGCCTAAACCTTATGATATTATCACCGCGCGGGCCTTTGCGCGCATGCCGAGACTTTTGACTTATGCACAACCCTTTTGGGGCAAGGGGACAAAAGCGGTGCTTTTAAAGGGTCAAAACATGCAGGCGGAATTGACCGAAGCGCAAAAATGCTGGAGTTTTGAGCATGATAACCGACAAAGCCGCAGTGATCCGCAGGGCGCGGTTGTTGTGATAACGGGCCTAAAGGCGACGAGACCTGCGCGCTAA
- a CDS encoding ABC transporter permease: MSRDKQKATKGQYRVIIPQLIRREISERYRGSVLGILWSLITPLILLAVYTFVFGILFEARWEDALPGASNLQFAMILFAGLTVFQLFADVLTRAPTLILSHSNYVKKVVFPLEVLVPVSLGSALFHAMISFIILLVLVITLTGRIPLTALLFPVVLIPFCVMIVGLAWGLAAIGVYLRDIGQIIGTFVTAMMFLAPIFYPPSVIPDWASPYVAMNPIVVPVNAIRDILVFGRMPDWSALGIYSAVSVIMCIGGLYIFQKTRKGFADVL; this comes from the coding sequence ATGAGCCGAGATAAGCAAAAAGCGACCAAAGGCCAATACCGCGTGATTATCCCGCAATTAATTAGGCGTGAAATATCGGAACGTTACCGCGGCTCTGTGCTAGGGATTTTATGGTCGCTGATCACGCCGCTTATCTTGCTTGCGGTTTACACATTTGTCTTTGGCATATTGTTTGAGGCGCGCTGGGAAGACGCCTTGCCGGGCGCGTCCAATTTGCAATTTGCGATGATATTATTCGCAGGTCTAACCGTGTTTCAATTATTTGCTGACGTGCTCACCCGCGCGCCGACCTTGATTTTATCGCATAGTAATTATGTCAAAAAAGTCGTCTTTCCGCTGGAGGTTCTCGTGCCGGTCTCACTGGGCTCGGCGCTGTTTCATGCGATGATTAGCTTTATTATTTTACTGGTGCTGGTTATCACACTCACTGGCCGTATTCCGCTAACCGCGCTTTTATTCCCTGTTGTGTTAATCCCCTTTTGTGTGATGATTGTGGGTCTTGCGTGGGGTCTTGCGGCTATTGGGGTTTACTTACGCGATATTGGTCAGATTATCGGCACGTTCGTTACGGCGATGATGTTCCTCGCCCCTATATTTTACCCGCCGTCTGTCATCCCCGATTGGGCTAGTCCTTATGTGGCGATGAACCCCATTGTTGTGCCCGTCAACGCGATCCGCGATATTCTTGTTTTTGGCCGTATGCCCGATTGGTCGGCGCTCGGTATTTACAGTGCGGTGTCAGTTATCATGTGTATTGGCGGATTATATATCTTCCAAAAAACGCGCAAAGGATTTGCCGATGTCCTTTGA
- a CDS encoding matrixin family metalloprotease, which yields MLDYYNGFLGPQGDEDRGNHSDTDAAAGCCGCTGCNSDKLALLDPDGTGILIPREYLDGDADGLYVMDTPSDGPGVITAPVLGGFGNGGTFSTAPGTSAVFMDGDVAGDTTTTATIDVNGSVSSSIEFTDPQNPEQDWFAIELEAGVTYTFFQIRDGDQPLTDPWLYLYDGTGVELANNDDILDAEGEFVSQLSRIMFTADASGTYYLGASAFGAGFGDYTVYANEGNFRPDVSLDTFANFLTDGFGRRAAWGVDTIIYNTSALSAEGAAFAVAAMQLWAEVTPLNFVEVQDGQVANLTFINDEEGAFARTSSGNGVITSSTVNISTDWLETYGTEFNSYSFQTYIHEVGHALGLGHGGPYNGSADYGIDNIFANDLWNYSVMSYNDQGEGEGNNFGTPRLVLGLNMVDILAIQDLYGVNENGTREGATVYGFNSTVGGAYDFQAFFDQGIRPPSVAIYDTGGEDILDLRNFTSDQVISLLPGSFSSIGDNTNLNDGTPLYDLLSIDRNTIIEFAIGGFGNDNIIGNDANNTLAGREGNDAILGNGGDDTIFTDDGDDVVSGGDGNDTIIGDAGNDILSGDGGDDILNGGDGDDNVNGNDGNDQLTGGDGNDSVNGGEGNDEVFGGLGNDTVSGNNGDDIVAGQQGNDTINGDAGNDQLGGDEGDDILNGGDGDDGLNGGIGNDTLNGEGGSDSIFGGDGNDRILGGDGKDFVYGEDGDDDVIGGAGNDLVFGGAGNDTVVGGTGGDQLFGGEGNDILSGEEERDVLNGNEGDDRAFGGDGNDDVYGGDGNDIVSGDAGDDLIDGGAGNDLIVGGTGTNTIITGSGIDTLITDTSGMTDTVTDFDVASDIIRVRNDAAFDSFAEMQSIIAQSGANTVITFTSGATITLEGVTASSLTASNFEFVVTGGQDKADVSEASNTTLDDVIAPDSFDFDTDETAVASDEVLYDAATFGILDTGVDTVTFEEKVSLFMADNPFFDGPMDEAMASIDLFDFTAI from the coding sequence ATGCTTGATTATTACAATGGATTTTTGGGACCTCAAGGCGATGAAGACCGGGGTAATCATAGTGATACAGATGCGGCTGCGGGCTGTTGCGGGTGCACAGGTTGTAATAGTGACAAGCTAGCGCTGCTTGATCCTGATGGAACTGGAATTCTTATTCCACGTGAATATTTAGACGGCGATGCGGATGGCCTTTACGTGATGGACACACCGTCTGATGGGCCTGGCGTTATCACAGCCCCTGTCCTGGGTGGTTTTGGCAATGGCGGCACGTTTTCTACGGCGCCTGGCACGTCGGCTGTCTTTATGGACGGTGATGTTGCTGGTGATACGACGACGACCGCTACCATTGACGTGAACGGTTCAGTGTCATCAAGCATCGAGTTTACAGACCCGCAAAATCCAGAACAAGATTGGTTCGCGATAGAACTTGAAGCTGGCGTTACTTATACATTCTTCCAAATTCGTGACGGCGACCAACCGCTAACCGACCCTTGGCTCTATCTATATGATGGTACTGGCGTAGAGCTGGCCAATAATGATGATATTTTGGATGCAGAGGGCGAATTTGTATCGCAATTATCGCGTATTATGTTCACAGCTGACGCATCAGGCACATATTATCTTGGGGCCTCAGCCTTCGGTGCAGGATTTGGTGACTACACAGTTTATGCCAATGAAGGCAATTTCCGTCCTGATGTATCGCTCGACACGTTCGCAAATTTCCTAACGGATGGTTTTGGTCGTCGCGCCGCATGGGGCGTTGACACAATTATTTATAATACAAGTGCTCTCTCTGCTGAAGGCGCGGCTTTTGCTGTGGCAGCAATGCAGTTATGGGCTGAAGTCACGCCCTTAAACTTTGTTGAAGTTCAGGACGGCCAGGTTGCCAATCTCACCTTTATTAATGACGAAGAAGGGGCTTTTGCCCGCACATCTTCTGGTAATGGGGTTATCACGTCATCCACTGTCAATATTTCAACAGACTGGCTAGAGACTTACGGGACAGAGTTTAACAGCTATTCTTTCCAAACATACATCCACGAAGTTGGCCATGCACTGGGTCTTGGTCACGGTGGGCCTTATAACGGCTCGGCAGATTACGGCATTGATAATATCTTTGCCAATGACCTTTGGAACTACTCGGTCATGTCATATAATGACCAAGGTGAGGGCGAAGGAAATAACTTTGGTACGCCGCGTCTGGTCCTCGGCCTTAACATGGTTGATATTCTTGCCATTCAAGATCTTTACGGTGTGAATGAAAACGGCACGCGTGAGGGCGCGACTGTTTACGGATTTAATTCAACCGTCGGCGGTGCGTATGATTTCCAAGCCTTCTTTGACCAAGGTATTCGTCCACCTTCTGTGGCGATTTACGACACGGGCGGCGAAGACATTCTGGATCTGCGTAACTTTACATCAGACCAAGTTATTTCATTGCTCCCCGGTTCGTTCTCATCGATTGGTGATAACACTAATCTAAATGACGGCACGCCGCTTTATGATTTGCTGTCTATTGACCGCAACACGATTATTGAATTTGCGATTGGCGGTTTTGGTAATGACAATATTATCGGCAATGATGCGAATAACACGCTTGCGGGTCGCGAAGGAAATGACGCCATTCTCGGTAATGGTGGTGATGATACCATCTTTACCGATGACGGCGATGATGTTGTGTCTGGCGGTGACGGCAATGATACAATCATTGGTGACGCGGGTAACGATATTCTGTCAGGTGACGGCGGCGATGATATTCTGAACGGCGGCGACGGTGATGACAATGTCAACGGCAATGACGGTAATGATCAGCTAACGGGCGGCGATGGTAATGACAGCGTCAACGGCGGTGAAGGCAATGATGAAGTCTTCGGTGGCCTTGGCAATGACACGGTCTCTGGCAATAATGGCGACGATATTGTTGCGGGCCAGCAAGGCAATGACACCATTAACGGCGATGCTGGTAATGATCAACTTGGCGGTGACGAGGGTGATGATATCCTTAATGGCGGCGACGGTGATGACGGCCTAAATGGCGGTATCGGTAATGATACGCTAAACGGCGAAGGCGGATCTGACTCTATCTTCGGCGGTGACGGCAATGACCGTATCCTCGGGGGCGACGGCAAAGACTTTGTCTACGGCGAAGACGGCGATGACGACGTCATTGGTGGTGCTGGTAACGACCTTGTCTTTGGCGGTGCTGGTAATGACACTGTTGTTGGCGGTACGGGTGGCGATCAGCTATTTGGCGGCGAAGGTAACGATATCCTATCCGGCGAAGAAGAACGCGACGTTCTTAACGGTAACGAAGGCGATGACCGGGCCTTTGGTGGCGATGGTAATGATGATGTCTACGGCGGCGACGGCAATGATATTGTCTCAGGCGATGCTGGCGATGACCTTATTGACGGCGGCGCAGGTAACGATTTGATTGTTGGCGGCACGGGCACAAATACAATTATCACAGGCTCTGGCATTGATACGCTGATTACTGATACGTCGGGTATGACAGATACGGTGACAGATTTTGATGTCGCCAGTGACATCATCCGCGTGCGCAACGATGCAGCCTTTGATAGCTTTGCCGAAATGCAGTCCATTATCGCGCAATCTGGAGCCAACACAGTGATCACCTTCACCAGTGGTGCGACCATCACACTTGAAGGCGTTACAGCAAGCAGCCTCACAGCGTCCAATTTCGAATTTGTTGTCACGGGCGGTCAAGACAAAGCCGATGTTAGCGAGGCGTCAAATACGACGCTGGATGACGTTATAGCGCCCGATAGCTTTGATTTTGATACAGATGAAACCGCCGTGGCCAGTGATGAGGTCCTTTATGACGCGGCAACTTTTGGTATCTTGGATACAGGCGTTGATACCGTGACATTTGAAGAAAAAGTTTCGCTCTTTATGGCTGACAACCCATTCTTTGATGGCCCGATGGATGAAGCCATGGCGTCAATCGATCTGTTTGATTTCACAGCAATTTAA